Genomic window (Deinococcus terrestris):
AGGCGGAACTGAACGAGCTGGTGGCCGACCGCATCTTTATCAACATCATCAGTCCGGAGTCCGACCCCTACAGCACTGCAGTGGATGCACCGCAACCCGACCGGGATCACCAGGCGCACGTCTTCTCCACCTTCGGGCTGTCGGTCGTGGAGTTTCCCGCGGCGCAGATTGCGGAAGCGGCGGCCAAGAAGCTGCTGCTCGGGGCCCTGAAGGAATGGCATGCCCACAAACCCGACCGGGTCAGTGACCTCACCACGGCGATCGGGACCGACTGGGGCAGCCTGGTGCCTGCCTATCTGCAGCAGCCGCCCGAGGACTGGCAGAAGGAAGTGACCGCCGCCGTGAACAGCGAACTCGGCGCGGCCAAACTGGACTTCGGCAAGCTCGACCGGTCGCTGGCCTCGCTGCGGCAGGCGGTGGCGCCGGACGGGGCGCTCTCCGACCAGCTCCGGGCCCGGCGGGATCAGGTTACCGAGCGCATCTATCAGGCCTTCTCGGATCATGCGGCCGAGGTGCTGCTCGACCGCACGCGTGGCCCACGGGTTCTGGCGGCCGAGGTCGAATACCTGCTGGAAGGCCTGCAAGGCCTGCATGAAGCTGCCCGCGCGAACACGGCCGTCTCACAGGCCGAGGCCGCCGACGCCTGGGACAAGGTGGAGACGCAGGTGGGGCGGCTCAAGGCCGAGGTGGGGCGCGTCAGCTTCCTGAACAAGAACCGCAGCAAGATCGAGGCTGCGCAAAACGACCTGCGGTCGGCCATGCGGGCCTTCGCCAAGATTCAGATGGAGTCGGCGCTCTACGCCAGCATCCAGACCCACCGCAAGTACGGTGAGATCGATTTCGGTGTGGCCGAACATCTGCAGCGCCTGCTGCAGCAGGTGCAGAGCAACCTCAGCAGCCTCGACAGCCGCATCACGGCGGTCAAAAACAGGCTCGCTGCCGATGTTGAGGCCAAATCCGCGACCCTCCCGCCGGTGAACGGTCTGGTGCTGTTCGAGCCGCGCACGACCGTGCAGGAGGAATACGCCCGCGCCCTGGAAGCCGGGAAGACCAGCAGCGTGCAGCACCTTGACAACATCGAAGCGCGGCATTTCGAGGAGTTGATCCGCGGCTGGACGGATCTGCCCGGCGTGGTCGTGCCGTCCTCACGGCAACTCGAACGCACCTGGATCAGCGCGCCCTTCGACCCGCGCGGCGAGCACCTGCTGCCAGCCGAGACCATGAGCCGGCTGCTGTCTCAGGCATCGCGCCCCTTCAGCGCTGTGCTGGCCCAGGAAAATGTGGTGGAACGGGTGAGCCGCGAACGCGAGCTGCGCCCCACCCTTGATGGGCAACTCCACAACGCCGCCGAGCGGGCACGGCCCTTCCTGCACCTCAACAAGCAAAAGGCCGTGGAGGGCAACCGCAGCCCGATCATGGAGCGGGAGTCGGTGTTCATCCCCGCTGACACGAACCCCATGAGCGTTGCAGCGTTCAAGGGCGTCGTGGCCAATGTCTTTTCCAGCACCAACGGGCGCGACGCCGTCTCGGCGGACCCCACCCGGGCACTGTTCTTGCAGGAGTACTTCCGGTTTCCGCTGCGCGGCCTCGACCAGGTGCTGGGCTCTGGCGGCCTGCACAGCGCCGAGTGTCAGGACTTCCCGACCTTCCACACCCGCCGGGACGTGCAGTGGTACGGCCTCTCCCGCCGCGAGGCCCAGCTGCTCGAGGACGCCGAAGAAGCCCTGATCATCGGGGTGCTGCTCGGCGAACTCACCATTCGCAACGGCATCGTGATGCCCTGGACACCCACCGGCTTTGGTGACCGTGATTTCCGGCGCCTTCCCATCAACCTCGCGGAAGCTGCACGGGTGCTGGCCCGCGGTGAGCAG
Coding sequences:
- a CDS encoding tubulin-like doman-containing protein; its protein translation is MEVTKTLVIGLGSTGTRVANNLLRRLDWQYGAAGRAPWVEFMAIETNNNEPSPLRARGDFFPIGLDARIYGQILQDPQSYRKINLESWADMTTLRKLKDTEGGAGNIRMIGRLTFMTDPNFTTIKRALQDRINRLRKLQSSEAQERRGPLHDGSNPTLSFASGGEIRVFVVGTLCGGTGSGLLPDFGYFVKSLPLKETEKVIGIFTLPHENLTSVTASNADRLKKNAYHALLELNHYHQSQGGQLTPIQYPDGTQANMGLEPYDLPYLVSPSAPSKTAEAELNELVADRIFINIISPESDPYSTAVDAPQPDRDHQAHVFSTFGLSVVEFPAAQIAEAAAKKLLLGALKEWHAHKPDRVSDLTTAIGTDWGSLVPAYLQQPPEDWQKEVTAAVNSELGAAKLDFGKLDRSLASLRQAVAPDGALSDQLRARRDQVTERIYQAFSDHAAEVLLDRTRGPRVLAAEVEYLLEGLQGLHEAARANTAVSQAEAADAWDKVETQVGRLKAEVGRVSFLNKNRSKIEAAQNDLRSAMRAFAKIQMESALYASIQTHRKYGEIDFGVAEHLQRLLQQVQSNLSSLDSRITAVKNRLAADVEAKSATLPPVNGLVLFEPRTTVQEEYARALEAGKTSSVQHLDNIEARHFEELIRGWTDLPGVVVPSSRQLERTWISAPFDPRGEHLLPAETMSRLLSQASRPFSAVLAQENVVERVSRERELRPTLDGQLHNAAERARPFLHLNKQKAVEGNRSPIMERESVFIPADTNPMSVAAFKGVVANVFSSTNGRDAVSADPTRALFLQEYFRFPLRGLDQVLGSGGLHSAECQDFPTFHTRRDVQWYGLSRREAQLLEDAEEALIIGVLLGELTIRNGIVMPWTPTGFGDRDFRRLPINLAEAARVLARGEQDQDGFSLLGALPTLQARIDHHWKRPELDPAQSSQEFVQQLQTRLGEFYRQGRAGQIQGWGDQAWAGERLSKFTAKHTSLHEATMLLYPPPAATVNALTLRKDQQGRWGGYAPKDGLYCPQCGGLVGEDVQDAARNGWRCFTDSSHYYGPGAA